The DNA segment TCGCTTCGACGGAAGCAATTGGGTCGAGTACGGCGTGCAAATGCAAGGCGACCGATTCAGCTGGACCCCTCGCGCTAGTCCCAGCGCCGAAGCTCTCTACTATATAGAGCGCCTTCCCTCCGAGCTGCCGACAAACTACACCGTCGATCTCCCCACGGGCTCCCTAGCCCTGGCTCGAAGCATTCTCTCCCAAAAGTGGAACGGAGCATTTGTCGCCTTCGACTACGGAAAGACTTGGAGCTCCCTCGCATGCGACACGCCTCAGGGGAGCGCCCGCGGCTACTACCGCCACAAGCAATTGCCTAATATCCTGGAGGCGCCCGGATCCATCGACATTACTCACCACATTTGCTGGGATCATCTCGAAAACGCACTCCAGAACGCCTCCTTTCGCGAGCTTTCCCTGCAAAGCCAAGAATCCTTCATCGTCCACCGGGCCCCCGCTTTCCTGCAAAAAGCGTTCGACCCGAACCTCCCCGCCCTCGCTCCTATCCGTCAGAAGCTCAAGGAGTTGATGCACCCAGCAATGATGGGGCAAAAGTTCCAAGCCCTCTCCGCGATACGTGCCTGACCACAAAACGCAGCGACCAATCCCAAATAATTCGATTTGGTTCTTGCCAAGGCCCCTCCCGAACCATTTCTTCCCCGTTTCTCAACCAATTTCCGACATGGCAAGAATCTGCGCAATCACAGGCAAACGTCCAACTACTGGCTCTATCATCCACCGCAAAGGTCAGTCCAAGAAGAGCGGCGGCATCGGCACGCACGTAACCAAGACTACCAAGCGTAAGTTCCGTCCAAACGTGCAGCGCGTGAAGGTTCGCCTCGCGTCCGGCCAAGTAAAGCGCATGTGGGTAAGCGTGAAGGCGATCAAGGCCGGTCTCGTTGAAAAGGCGTAAGCTCCTCCACCATAAACACTTTCATAAACCGCTCATCCAAATCGGAGAGCGGTTTTTTCGTGCCCGAGCTAAATAAGGAGGGACGAGTTCCACCTCGTCCGCAGTTCCCAACTATAAAAAAAGGCCGACACGTACTTAACCGCGTCGACCTCCGAAAATCAGGAAACTGAAACAGGCGGGACCTAAATCTGGAAGTCGGATTGACCGGAAAGCTCGTGCAGTCCGCACTCGCGCTTGACTCCGCCAAAACGGGTATCCGCTTCCACCATGCCCGGCATCAACTTGGAAGTGCTGTGCCAATCCCCCAATGAGACATAACCTTCGTCCCACAAGGGATGGTACGGCAAGTCGTTGGCGGTCAGGTACTCGTGCATCTTCCGGTTGTCCCAGTCGATGATCGGGTAAACCTTGGTCATCTTGTTCTGGACCTGCAACGCGGGACGCTCGCTGCGCGTCGCTCCCTGGGAACGACGCAAGCCCGCTAACCAAGCCTTGGCGCCCAACTCGCGCACAGCCCGATCCATCGGCTCGACCTTGTTGATGAGACCGTACTTCTTGAGTCCTTCCTCACCGTTTTCCCAAAGCTTGCCGTAAAGAGCCTCCTGCTCGGCCGCCGAAATCTTGGCCTGGTACTTCTTTATGTTCAGGTTCAAGCGCTCCGTCAAAGAGGCCGCAAAACGATAGGTCTCGGGGAACAGGTAACCAGTATCGATGAAAACCACCGGAATGTCCGGGACCACCGACGTGACCAAGTGCAACATCACCGCAGAGTGAGTGCCGAAGCTCGTGGTCATGATTAGCTCGTCCCCAAACCGTGCCGCCGCCCAGCGGACGCGTTCCACCGCCGAGGCCTTTTCCAGGTCGATGTCCTTCAGTTCCATGATATCAGTTGCGGCACTCATCGTCTTATCTTTAGTAAATTGGTTATCTTATGCAGGTTTATCTAAATCAAGCACGATTTCGAGGAAAGCTTGATTGCCTGCGGAAGGCACATCCCTAGCGGAAAGGCGGAGCTGCTTACCCTAGGCCAAGCCACGGGGGATCTCCCCAAGCAAAAATGTAAAACATGAGCAATTTCCGCATCAAGACCTAGCGCGAACAGCCGATCTAATAGCCACCACGAGCCCCCAATCGGACGTGAACCCATCCCTTTCGTCAAAAAGCGAAGCAACACCAAAATCCCCGTTTAAATGACCAAAAACCTCTCCATCAGCGCTCGGCTCTTTATCCTAATCGGCACCCTCAGCCTCTTTGTCATAGCCATAAGCGCCGTTAGCATAACGGGTTCCAGAACGATCGCCTCCACCGTCGAGCAAGTCCAGAAGGCCCAGTCTCTCGAACAGGCGCAAGCCCAGGTGGCTGAACTCTCCGCCTCGGCCAGCTCCTACTCTACCCTTTCCATCGCTCTGCTAGCGCTGGGTCTTTCGGCTTCAGGACTCTTCGCCTTCACCTCAATCAAGGCCATTACCAAGCCGCTCAACGAGGTCGAAACCACCCTGCTCGCCATGTCGCAGCAAACCGGCAGCGCCGCCGCCCAAGTCTCCGCCTCGAGCCAAGGCCTCGCCGACGGATCCAGCCGCCAGGCGGCCTCCATCCAACAGACCTCGGCCGCCCTTTCCGAGCTTTCCAGTACGACTTCACGCAACGCCGCCAACGCCTCCAAGGCCCGCAACATGGCGAACGAAACGCGCGCCGCCGCCGAGGACGGTTCCGAGGGCATGCATGAAATGTTCGAGGCGATGAACGCCATCAAGGCTTCCAGCGACAACATCGCCAACATCATCAAGGCCATCGACGAAATCGCCTTCCAAACCAACATCCTAGCGCTTAACGCAGCCGTCGAAGCGGCTCGCGCTGGCGAGGCCGGCGCCGGTTTCGCCGTGGTCGCCGACGAAGTACGCAATCTCGCCCAACGTTGCGCCGCAGCCGCAAAAGACACCGCTTCCCAAATCGAGGATTCCATCCAACGCTCCGAACGCGGGGTGGAAATCTCCAACCGCGTTGGCGAGAGCTTCGACAACATTCTCGGCAAAGCTCGTAACGTAAACGAGATCGTCGAGGAAATTTCCGCAGCCAGCCAAGAGCAGACCAACAGCATCTCCCAAATCAATACCGCCGTCAGCGAGCTCGACCGCGACATCCAAGCAAACTCCGCCACCGCAGAGGAGACGGCCAGCACCTCCGAAGAACTCTCTTCACAAGCCGAGATGCTGCAGCAAACCGTGCTCGACCTGCAACGCATCCTAAGCGGACAAAGCCAGTCGGCCGCCGCGCAAAGCTTCGCCGCCGCGCCCCGCCGGGCCGCCTGCGCAAAAAAGACAGATTGGGACAGCTTCGACCTGAGCTCAGATCGCTCCAAGGACGAAGTCCTCTTCAACTAAAAAGCCATTTTGCGAGACAGCCGTATCCACGAGGATACGGCTAATTTCTGTAAGAAATGCTATCCCTGCTGCTCCACAGGATTCCCATCTCAGAAGAGCAGGACTTGGTTGTCCAAAGGCGGGGTAGCCTCAAGCGGCTTGCCTTGGTTAACCCCAGCCACCGCGAAATCCCTGATGACAATTCCACTAACAGCGCGGATTAGCTCGCCAGCATTGTCATCCCAAATCCTTAAGTACTTACTCAGTTAGAACTTGAATTCCTTGTTGAGCACGTAATTCTCACCTTCGCACGACCCGTGCGTAAACCCAAAGTAATCAGATCATACTATGAAAAAACTATCTCTTCTCGCCCTCTCCGCCGCTGCTCTTTCCCTTTCCACCGCCGCAAACGCTCGCACCTTCGCTGAAATCTACACAGATTGCGGACTCGGCGCCTTGATCGCCCCCAACAACGACGCCGTAGCCGCGGTAACCAACGTGACTTGGGACTGGGGAACAACCGCCATCAGCTCCAACGTAAGCAGCCCAGACAGCTGCGCAGGTGGCCAGGAGTCGACTGCATCCTTCATCTACCAATCCTACGACGCGATTGCAGCTGATCTGGCGAGCGGCGAAGGCAAGCACCTCACAGCGCTTCTCGAAATCGCTGGCTACGCCTCCGAAGACCAAGCTCAAGCCGCCGCGTTCTTGCGCCAAGACTTTGCCGAAGCAGTCGCTTCCGAAACCTACAACAGCTTGACTCACTACCAAAAGGTCGAGCAACTCTACGGTCTGGTTTACGGAAGCAACGTATAAGCGCGTCCATCACCCTCTTTGGGAATCGATAGACTTCGACATTCCAGCTGCTGCGGTTTCTATCGCAGCAGCTTTTTCATGCCCAGCTTCCCCTTGTTCCGTAGTGCACCAGCAGTCTCCCAAGCAATCCCCGGTCTTCCTCTCGCTACTTGTCCTCGTTGCTGCTCTCGCAGCTGCCTCGCTCCAAGCGAGCGACGAGCTGTTGATCGAACAACTAATCCTCGACGCCCAAGACCAATCGCTGCACGAGCAACGCACCTGGCGACGCCTCCTGCACTTCAGAGACGGAGCGAAAAAGAGCGAAATCAAATCGGAGGAGTTTTTCCTCTCGGCTGCAGGAAAGTCCGACCCACAGGCAGAATTGGAAGCAACCCTAAGGGCCTATTTCGTTTCGGACGAGGAGAAGCCAAACAACAGCGCTCGCTGCCGCTTTCCCGCCCGCTACTACTGGCTATCGAAGTACATCGACCTACCCGGCTACGATCCGCGAGCATCCGATTGCCCGCGCTTCAACCGCTGGGCCCTTCTCGATAAAGTCGACTCCATAAGCCTGTACTTGGTCAGTGGATACTTCGGAAATCCCGCATCCACTTTTGGGCATTCGCTTCTCAAGCTAAACACTTCGGACAAGTCAGGAGAATCAGATTTCTTCGATCTGACCATCAATTTCGGGGCGATGGTACCGGAAGGCGAACTCATCCCCCTCTACGTTTTCAGGGGCTTGACAGGAGGATACGACGCCGGTTTTTCGGACCAATACTACTATACGCAAGACAGGGTCTACACCCGCACGGAATTCCGCGACATCTGGGACTATCGATTAAACCTCACCGAAGAGGAACGCACCCTTCTCATCCTGCATATCTGGGAAATAATCGGGAAAAAGTTCACCTACTACTTTCTGAAACAGAATTGCGCCTACCGAATTGCCGACCTGGTCGATCTCGTAGTTGAAGAGCCAATACTGACCAACGCAAATGCGTGGTACGTCCCAGTCGAACTTTTTCATCGCATCGTAGAAATCGACGAAAAACGCATCCAATCAGGTCAACCGCGACTTATCGAACAGATTGAGACGATCCCATCGAACCAACGAAACCTCTACCATTCCTTGGCGGGCTTGAGCGAAGAAGAACGCCAAGCCGTCTTCGAGACCATAAAACAAAAAGAGGACACTGACTTTTCGAAGATAAAAAAACTTGGGCCAAGCGGGCAAGCAAGGGCCTTGGATTCACTCCTCGCCTACCAACAGTACCTTAAAGCGGGTGAAGGCCCCGAAGCCAGCGAAGAACGAAAAGCTGCCATTCGCGCCATCCTCATCCAACGCTTGCAACTTCCCAAATCGAACTCAGCGAACAAGACAAAGCCCTCTCTGCCCATGACCCCAACCCAAGGCAGCCGCCCCATGCTCCTCGCGGCTGGAGTCGGGTCAGACTCTAGCGACGACCTCTATTTCAAGGCTGATTGGACCGCCTTCAGCCAGGACTCCCTTTCGCCCAACTCCCTCGAGGGAGGCGAGCTCGTAGCCCTCAGCGCCAGCATCGGTTGGAGCGAAGAGGACGTCTTCCTCGATAGCTTGGAATTCATTCGCGTTACGAAACTAAACACTCCGCCTCTGAGCATCCCCGGAGAGCCCAAATCCTCATGGCAACTCCGCATCGCCACCGACCGAGTTGATGTGGACGGCGGCGATGCGCTGGATTGGAATTCCACTTTTGGCTACGGCAGGGCATGGAAATTCGGAAATTCGACTCGTTTCAGAGCTCTCCTCCACGGCGAACTCCATAGCGTGGGAGAGGAGTTTCGGCTACTTCCACAGATCGGTTTATCCAGTAATTGGAAGAATGTCCGAGCCGAGCTCACCTTGGGCAGCGAGTGGGACGAAGCCAAGTCAGCCGAGCTTGTCTGGAGCGCTCAAGCCCAATACCAAATGAAGCAAAACCAAGCCATACGCCTGAAGACGGAAAACAGGCACTCCAACCGCCACTCCCTCTCGTTCGTTTTCTACTGGTAATCCCGGCTCTATGAACCGACTTCTAAAACGCCCCAGCAATCCGCTAATCATCCCCCTCCTCCTCGGTCTGCTCCTGTCCGGCTGCGCCAACCAACTCTTTTACCATCCTGACAAAGAGGATTACCGCTCGCCCAGGCAAGATGGATACACCTTCGAAGAGAGCTACTTCGAATCTGAAGATGGCACAAAACTCCACACTTGGCGCATACCCGCGATCGGAGAGGAAAAAGGCTCTGTGCTTCATTTCCATGGAAACGCCCAAAACCTAAGCTCCCATTACGCCTTCGTCTCTTGGTTACCAAAAAACGGATACACCCTCTACTTGTTTGACTACAGAGGCTACGGTAAGTCTGAGGGTGTCACCTCAAGAAAAGGTCTCTACCAAGATTCTGTCGCCGCCCTTCGATACTTCGAAAAGCAAACAGAGGGAAAAACAAGTCCACGATTCGTAATCGCCCAAAGCCTAGGAGCCGCGAACGCGATCGTTGCCATCGCCCAAACGAGCGATCTCAAGATCGATGGAATCGTATCCGATTCCGCATTTTCATCCTACCAGGCAATCGCATCCGAAAAGCTGGGCAAATCCCCTCTAAAGCTCAGCCTTCCATTGCTCGTTAGCTCTGGATTCGACCCGATCGACTGGGTCGACAAACTCGATGGAACGCCTATCGCCTTCGTCCACGGAACCGCCGACAAAGTCGTTTCAGACAAACATGTCGACCTCCTCTACGCAAAAGCGAAGCACCCGAAACTCCTCTGGATCATTGAGGGCGGGCAGCACACCAATGCGCTCACGACGAACCGAGAAATCTTCATCCCGCGCATTCTTCGCTTCTTCGATCAGTGCACCTCAAACGATTTCCCGGAAAACGAACCTGAGCCATCGCCCGCCTCAGACAGCTGACCTAATCGAGCTTTCACTCCGCCTTCCTCGTAGGCTTTCACTCTCCCTTCAAAGGCGACAGTGCATGGTTACAGGGACCTAAACCGGCCGCAGCACGCCGCCTTTGCCGCTTTGATCAACCTAGCGGAAACCTAATCAGTGGCGTCTGCCCCAGACTCGCCCAGCTCAACTTTCAGCCTGTAATAATAGGCCAGCCAATCCCTCGGAACCTCGTAGGATACCCCTCCTGCGAAAGGGCTCTCAATTGCCTCGAAACCTGGAACGGCCAGCCAGTTCGCAAGGTCTTGCGAACGCTCCAGAGTAAAAGCCCGATCTGGCGTGAGCGCCCACAAAAGACTGTATCCAAATTCAGGATCGCTCGAACCGAATCGTAGCAGAGCAATCCGACTAGCCGGATTCGTCGGATCCGTATTGGCAAGGTATTCCTCGGCTGTCGTGTAACCATCCCGGTCATGGTCTACGGCGTCAACGCCTAGTATCCGGGCATCGAAACCAAAAGACTCCAACCACCAATATGGCGTCCCTAAAACCGTGCCTTCAAAGGGCAGCACTTCCCACGAGTACGTCTTCAAAGCCCCTTTCTTCACCACTGAATCGTCATAGCTCCATTCCGCGCTCAAGGTCTTCGTCCCTCCACCCAGCTGCCCTCGACTCAAGGCAAACGCCGTACCTTCCGCACCGTTCAAGAGCTCTCCATCAAGATACCAACGTACGCGATTTCCCGAAAATTCAGGCAAGGCCAGGGAGAACGACTTCACGTTCGCGACCAATACCGGGGTCTCCCCCAAGGGCCTTCTCGCGTAGCCGAGCTCGTCGCCAAGCAACTCGAAATAACGCTGCACATGCCGCTCCACGCACACCTTGCAAAAGGGGCTGCTGATCGACCTCATCATACAATGGCGCTGCGGCCGGTAGACACCGAACTCCTTGTACTTCGCCCCCTCGAAAGCCCCTACACGACCGTTCCACTCCGACGCGTCGGGCGTGGGCACCGGCACGCCGCCGTCCAGCCAATCCGCCCATTTCAAGTTCTCCAAATCCGTATCCACATTTGCCTCACCAGGACGAGACCCGC comes from the Pelagicoccus enzymogenes genome and includes:
- a CDS encoding SAM-dependent methyltransferase — translated: MSESPKQSPEIIAALADRADANGFIELPVFIETALYHPQHGYYCKKKRRVGKNPQSDFYTSLSLKEAFAEIVVEASSALLEKAGLSPAQTDWVELGAEPGGTLLSPEASPFQSVTTVGIGQEIEIPANAVVFSNELFDAQAFRQVRFDGSNWVEYGVQMQGDRFSWTPRASPSAEALYYIERLPSELPTNYTVDLPTGSLALARSILSQKWNGAFVAFDYGKTWSSLACDTPQGSARGYYRHKQLPNILEAPGSIDITHHICWDHLENALQNASFRELSLQSQESFIVHRAPAFLQKAFDPNLPALAPIRQKLKELMHPAMMGQKFQALSAIRA
- a CDS encoding methyl-accepting chemotaxis protein, whose amino-acid sequence is MTKNLSISARLFILIGTLSLFVIAISAVSITGSRTIASTVEQVQKAQSLEQAQAQVAELSASASSYSTLSIALLALGLSASGLFAFTSIKAITKPLNEVETTLLAMSQQTGSAAAQVSASSQGLADGSSRQAASIQQTSAALSELSSTTSRNAANASKARNMANETRAAAEDGSEGMHEMFEAMNAIKASSDNIANIIKAIDEIAFQTNILALNAAVEAARAGEAGAGFAVVADEVRNLAQRCAAAAKDTASQIEDSIQRSERGVEISNRVGESFDNILGKARNVNEIVEEISAASQEQTNSISQINTAVSELDRDIQANSATAEETASTSEELSSQAEMLQQTVLDLQRILSGQSQSAAAQSFAAAPRRAACAKKTDWDSFDLSSDRSKDEVLFN
- the rpmB gene encoding 50S ribosomal protein L28, whose amino-acid sequence is MARICAITGKRPTTGSIIHRKGQSKKSGGIGTHVTKTTKRKFRPNVQRVKVRLASGQVKRMWVSVKAIKAGLVEKA
- a CDS encoding DUF3015 family protein, with product MKKLSLLALSAAALSLSTAANARTFAEIYTDCGLGALIAPNNDAVAAVTNVTWDWGTTAISSNVSSPDSCAGGQESTASFIYQSYDAIAADLASGEGKHLTALLEIAGYASEDQAQAAAFLRQDFAEAVASETYNSLTHYQKVEQLYGLVYGSNV
- a CDS encoding phosphoadenylyl-sulfate reductase — encoded protein: MSAATDIMELKDIDLEKASAVERVRWAAARFGDELIMTTSFGTHSAVMLHLVTSVVPDIPVVFIDTGYLFPETYRFAASLTERLNLNIKKYQAKISAAEQEALYGKLWENGEEGLKKYGLINKVEPMDRAVRELGAKAWLAGLRRSQGATRSERPALQVQNKMTKVYPIIDWDNRKMHEYLTANDLPYHPLWDEGYVSLGDWHSTSKLMPGMVEADTRFGGVKRECGLHELSGQSDFQI
- a CDS encoding DUF4105 domain-containing protein, which produces MHQQSPKQSPVFLSLLVLVAALAAASLQASDELLIEQLILDAQDQSLHEQRTWRRLLHFRDGAKKSEIKSEEFFLSAAGKSDPQAELEATLRAYFVSDEEKPNNSARCRFPARYYWLSKYIDLPGYDPRASDCPRFNRWALLDKVDSISLYLVSGYFGNPASTFGHSLLKLNTSDKSGESDFFDLTINFGAMVPEGELIPLYVFRGLTGGYDAGFSDQYYYTQDRVYTRTEFRDIWDYRLNLTEEERTLLILHIWEIIGKKFTYYFLKQNCAYRIADLVDLVVEEPILTNANAWYVPVELFHRIVEIDEKRIQSGQPRLIEQIETIPSNQRNLYHSLAGLSEEERQAVFETIKQKEDTDFSKIKKLGPSGQARALDSLLAYQQYLKAGEGPEASEERKAAIRAILIQRLQLPKSNSANKTKPSLPMTPTQGSRPMLLAAGVGSDSSDDLYFKADWTAFSQDSLSPNSLEGGELVALSASIGWSEEDVFLDSLEFIRVTKLNTPPLSIPGEPKSSWQLRIATDRVDVDGGDALDWNSTFGYGRAWKFGNSTRFRALLHGELHSVGEEFRLLPQIGLSSNWKNVRAELTLGSEWDEAKSAELVWSAQAQYQMKQNQAIRLKTENRHSNRHSLSFVFYW
- a CDS encoding alpha/beta hydrolase, with the translated sequence MNRLLKRPSNPLIIPLLLGLLLSGCANQLFYHPDKEDYRSPRQDGYTFEESYFESEDGTKLHTWRIPAIGEEKGSVLHFHGNAQNLSSHYAFVSWLPKNGYTLYLFDYRGYGKSEGVTSRKGLYQDSVAALRYFEKQTEGKTSPRFVIAQSLGAANAIVAIAQTSDLKIDGIVSDSAFSSYQAIASEKLGKSPLKLSLPLLVSSGFDPIDWVDKLDGTPIAFVHGTADKVVSDKHVDLLYAKAKHPKLLWIIEGGQHTNALTTNREIFIPRILRFFDQCTSNDFPENEPEPSPASDS